One window of the Thermoanaerobaculia bacterium genome contains the following:
- the glpK gene encoding glycerol kinase GlpK — MPPRFVLSIDAGTTGNRAMLFDRDMRVVARAYRELPVSFPRPGWVEQDALEIRDGCLAAAREALAGVDPRDVAAIGIANQRETVVVWDRETGVPLCPAIVWQDRRTAEFCGTLDSAFLRRRTGLPGDPYFSASKLRWIREHVLLPESAIAGTVDSWVLWNLTGGRRHATDASNASRTLLFDLRSGDWDPELCALFDVPPSMLPSITPTGGDLGASDPAVFGAEIPIAAAIGDQQSALFGQACFRPGDAKATFGTGLFLVCNAGREVPVSGELLATVAWRFGDETTYALEGSAFVAGAAVQWLRDGLGLLASAAESEAAAESVSDNGGVYFVPALSGLGTPYWDPSARGLFIGLTRGTTRAHLVRSVLEAIGYQTRELVELLGAALGVPISELRVDGGATANRFLMRHVADVLGIPVSRPEMAELTAAGAAGIAGITAGMWSSREDFAERLGARRRFAPSGISRDAEHARWREAVERSRRWAS; from the coding sequence ATGCCCCCGCGCTTCGTCCTTTCGATCGACGCCGGGACGACCGGCAACCGCGCGATGCTCTTCGACCGCGACATGCGGGTCGTCGCCCGCGCCTACCGGGAGCTGCCCGTCTCGTTCCCCCGCCCCGGATGGGTCGAACAGGACGCGCTCGAGATCCGCGACGGCTGTCTCGCCGCGGCGCGCGAGGCGCTTGCCGGCGTCGACCCGCGCGACGTGGCCGCGATCGGCATCGCCAACCAGCGCGAAACCGTCGTCGTCTGGGATCGGGAGACGGGCGTTCCGCTCTGCCCGGCGATCGTCTGGCAGGACCGGCGCACCGCGGAGTTCTGCGGAACGCTCGATTCCGCCTTCCTGCGGCGGAGGACCGGCCTCCCGGGCGATCCCTATTTCTCCGCGTCGAAGCTCCGGTGGATCCGCGAGCACGTGCTTCTGCCGGAGAGTGCGATCGCGGGGACCGTCGACAGCTGGGTGCTCTGGAACCTGACGGGGGGCCGGCGCCATGCGACGGACGCCTCGAACGCGTCGCGCACCCTTCTCTTCGACCTGCGCTCGGGAGATTGGGACCCCGAGCTCTGCGCGCTCTTCGACGTTCCGCCGTCGATGCTGCCGTCGATCACGCCGACCGGAGGCGACCTCGGCGCCTCCGACCCGGCCGTCTTCGGCGCCGAGATCCCGATCGCGGCCGCGATCGGCGACCAGCAGAGCGCGCTCTTCGGGCAAGCGTGCTTTCGCCCGGGCGACGCGAAGGCGACGTTCGGAACGGGCCTCTTCCTCGTTTGCAACGCCGGCCGGGAGGTCCCCGTCTCGGGCGAGCTCCTCGCGACGGTGGCCTGGCGCTTCGGAGACGAGACGACCTACGCCCTCGAAGGAAGCGCGTTCGTCGCGGGCGCGGCCGTGCAGTGGCTCCGCGACGGGCTGGGACTCCTGGCGAGCGCCGCCGAATCGGAAGCCGCCGCCGAATCGGTCTCCGACAACGGCGGCGTGTATTTCGTCCCGGCGCTCTCCGGTCTCGGCACACCGTACTGGGATCCTTCCGCGCGAGGTCTCTTCATCGGGCTCACACGCGGGACCACCCGGGCGCATCTCGTCCGGTCGGTGCTCGAAGCGATCGGCTACCAGACGCGCGAGCTCGTCGAGCTCCTGGGCGCGGCGCTCGGAGTCCCGATTTCCGAGCTCCGCGTCGACGGCGGCGCGACCGCCAACCGGTTCCTGATGCGGCACGTCGCCGACGTGCTCGGGATCCCGGTCTCCCGCCCGGAGATGGCGGAGCTGACCGCGGCGGGCGCGGCGGGAATCGCGGGAATCACGGCGGGAATGTGGAGCTCGCGGGAAGACTTTGCCGAACGACTCGGCGCGCGGCGACGCTTCGCGCCGTCGGGCATTTCCCGCGACGCGGAGCACGCGCGGTGGAGAGAAGCGGTCGAGCGCAGCAGACGGTGGGCGTCTTGA
- the mtgA gene encoding monofunctional biosynthetic peptidoglycan transglycosylase codes for MPNDSARGDASRRRAFPATRSTRGGEKRSSAADGGRLDGAVLKRLARGILIAVLALVAAAALFFATLPNVAALAGRDPATTAFIERRQAQLRREGRSDRIERIVVPLSRIAPVLRRAVVLTEDQNFYRHHGVDWEATRLAIRTDIDKRRLRVGGSTITQQLAKNLYLSPARTPWRKAREIAIALEMERLLPKSRILELYLNSIEWGERCYGAEAASRLYFGHPASQLTARESAILAAMIASPRLYRPGRNSRRLERRAMRILRLLER; via the coding sequence TTGCCGAACGACTCGGCGCGCGGCGACGCTTCGCGCCGTCGGGCATTTCCCGCGACGCGGAGCACGCGCGGTGGAGAGAAGCGGTCGAGCGCAGCAGACGGTGGGCGTCTTGACGGTGCAGTTCTGAAACGGCTCGCCCGCGGGATCCTGATCGCCGTCCTGGCGCTCGTCGCCGCGGCCGCGCTCTTCTTCGCGACTCTGCCCAACGTCGCCGCGCTCGCCGGCCGCGACCCCGCGACCACGGCCTTCATCGAGCGGCGCCAGGCGCAGCTCCGCCGCGAGGGACGGAGCGACCGCATCGAGCGGATCGTCGTCCCGCTGTCGCGGATCGCTCCCGTCCTCCGCCGCGCCGTCGTCCTCACGGAGGACCAGAACTTCTACCGGCACCACGGCGTCGACTGGGAGGCGACGCGCCTCGCTATCCGGACCGACATCGACAAGCGCCGGCTCCGCGTCGGCGGGTCGACGATCACCCAGCAGCTCGCCAAGAACCTCTATCTTTCTCCGGCACGAACGCCGTGGCGCAAGGCGCGAGAGATCGCGATCGCGCTCGAGATGGAACGGCTGCTCCCGAAGAGCCGGATCCTCGAGCTCTACCTCAATTCGATCGAATGGGGAGAGCGCTGTTACGGCGCGGAAGCGGCGTCGCGGCTGTACTTTGGACACCCCGCTTCGCAGCTCACGGCGCGCGAGTCGGCAATCCTCGCGGCCATGATCGCCTCCCCTCGGCTTTACCGGCCCGGCCGGAATTCGCGGCGCCTGGAACGGAGGGCGATGCGCATCCTGCGGCTCCTGGAGCGGTAG